The sequence GTATTAAATATGGCAGATGGTGTTTGTTTGCTGGTAGATGCCTTTGAGGGGCCAATGCCACAAACACGTTTTGTGCTTCAAAAAGCGATTTCACTTGGGTTGAAACCTTGCGTGGTTATTAATAAAGTAGATAAAGAAAACTGTACACCAGAAGAGGTACACGAAGCAGTTTTTGATTTAATGTTTGAATTAGGTGCCGAAGAATGGCAACTAGATTTCCCAACCGTATACGGTTCTGCAAAGCATAACTGGATGAGTGACGATTGGAAAAAACCAACAGATAACATTGAGCCTTTACTAGATATGGTTTTGGAACATGTTCCAACCCCAGTTTTTGAAGAAGGAACTGTGCAAATGCTAATTACTTCATTAGACTTTTCATCATTTACAGGACGTATCGCTATTGGTCGTTTGCAACGTGGAACTTTGAAAGAAGGTATGCAGATTGCGCTAGTTAAGCGCGACGGGAAAATAGTAAAATCTAAAATAAAGGAACTTCATACTTTTGAAGGCTTGGGTCGTAAAAAAGTTTCTGAAGTACAAGCAGGAGATATTTGCGCTTTGGTTGGTTTGGAAGGTTTTGAAATTGGTGATACTGTTGCCGATGCTGAAAACCCAGAAGCATTGCAAACCATAGCTATTGATGAGCCTACAATGAGTATGCTTTTCACTATAAACGATTCTCCTTTCTTCGGAAAAGATGGAAAATTTGTTACTTCACGCCATATTAGAGAGCGCCTTGAAAAAGAGTTGGAGAAAAACCTTGCCTTACGCATGGAACCGACAGACAGTGCTGATAAATTTATTGTTTTTGGCCGTGGCGTTTTGCATCTTTCAGTTTTAATTGAAACAATGCGTCGTGAAGGTTATGAATTGCAGATTGGTCAACCACAAGTTATCATCAAGGAGATTGATGGCGTTAAATGTGAGCCAGTTGAAGAAATGACTATCGATTTACCTGAAGAAGTGAGTGGGACAGCCATCAATATGGTTACCATCCGTAAAGGCGAAATGCTAAGTATGGAAGGAAAAGGAGATAGAATGATATGCAAATTCATTATTCCATCTCGTGGGATTATAGGGATGCGTAACCAATTGCTTACTGCAACTGCGGGTGAAGCAATCATGACACACCGTTTTCTTGAATACCAACCTATGAGAGGTGGAATTCCAGAAAGACAAAACGGAAGTTTGGTTTCTATGGAACTAGGTTCTGCAATTCCATATTCAATTGATAAATTGCAAGATAGAGGTCGTTTCTTTGTAAATCCTAACGAAGATATTTATGAAGGACAGGTTATTGGTGAAAATACACGTCAAGATGATATGGCTGTAAACATCACTAAAACCAAAAAAATGTCAAACGTACGTTCTTCGGGTGCTGATGATAAAGCTAAAATTATTCCAGCAGTCAAATTTTCTTTGGAAGAAGCGTTGGAATACATTCAAAAAGATGAATATGTTGAGGTTACACCTCACTTTTTAAGACTTCGTAAGATTCATTTGAAAGAAACAGATCGTAAGCGAAACAAAATATAGATAAAAGAAAAACGCCGAGCCACTCAATAAACTCGGCGTTTTTTAGTTAATTTGTAGTGGCTGAGCGAAGTCAAAGCCTTGTTGCCAAATGGCAAACGTATTATAAAAAAATAGGTATGAATTTTCTTTATTTCGATCCGGGCGTTGGAGCAATGATAGTACAGGCAGTAGTGGCAGCAGCAGCTGGTATTTTGCTTTTTTCAAAAGGGGTAATGTATAAGGTGAAATCTTTTTTCGGAATGACAAAAGAGAAAGAAGATACTTACGATTCAATTGACGTTGAAGAGCAAGACACCGATAC comes from Aequorivita sublithincola DSM 14238 and encodes:
- the typA gene encoding translational GTPase TypA codes for the protein MKVKNIAIIAHVDHGKTTLVDKIMHHCSIFRENENTGDLILDNNDLERERGITITSKNVSVIYKDTKINIIDTPGHADFGGEVERVLNMADGVCLLVDAFEGPMPQTRFVLQKAISLGLKPCVVINKVDKENCTPEEVHEAVFDLMFELGAEEWQLDFPTVYGSAKHNWMSDDWKKPTDNIEPLLDMVLEHVPTPVFEEGTVQMLITSLDFSSFTGRIAIGRLQRGTLKEGMQIALVKRDGKIVKSKIKELHTFEGLGRKKVSEVQAGDICALVGLEGFEIGDTVADAENPEALQTIAIDEPTMSMLFTINDSPFFGKDGKFVTSRHIRERLEKELEKNLALRMEPTDSADKFIVFGRGVLHLSVLIETMRREGYELQIGQPQVIIKEIDGVKCEPVEEMTIDLPEEVSGTAINMVTIRKGEMLSMEGKGDRMICKFIIPSRGIIGMRNQLLTATAGEAIMTHRFLEYQPMRGGIPERQNGSLVSMELGSAIPYSIDKLQDRGRFFVNPNEDIYEGQVIGENTRQDDMAVNITKTKKMSNVRSSGADDKAKIIPAVKFSLEEALEYIQKDEYVEVTPHFLRLRKIHLKETDRKRNKI